The following coding sequences lie in one Silene latifolia isolate original U9 population chromosome 5, ASM4854445v1, whole genome shotgun sequence genomic window:
- the LOC141657724 gene encoding CRIB domain-containing protein RIC4 isoform X2: MAFATRELSGRKGEPTKFGREVRTYTSKGNRDDDEDADSLSGESMKHSSRFLALPRPNLSTGVNRLVKGFKSLSQLFIYEDEMEELGMEIGGPTDVKHVAHIGWDNLANTNPFLGWDDLDITPSLITTHPTLKHFDQLSTAPDNDSPTFVSLDASSTH, encoded by the exons ATGGCTTTTGCAACAAGAGAGCTAAGTGGAAGAAAAGGGGAGCCCACCAAATTTGGAAGAGAAGTGAGAACTTATACATCAAAAG GAAACagagatgatgatgaggatgcaGACAGCTTATCTGGTGAGAGCATGAAGCATTCGTCTAGGTTTTTGGCGCTTCCGAGACCTAACTTGTCCACAGGGGTTAACAGGCTGGTGAAGGGCTTCAAAAGTTTGTCTCAATTATTCA TATATGAGGATGAAATGGAAGAGTTGGGCATGGAGATCGGAGGTCCAACGGATGTGAAACACGTAGCACACATCGGATGGGATAATTTGGCCAACACAAATCCATTTCTAGGGTGGGACGATCTGGACATTACTCCTTCATTGATCACAACACACCCAACTTTGAAGCATTTTGATCAACTTTCAACTGCTCCTGATAATGACTCTCCAACCTTTGTCTCTCTCGACGCGTCCTCTACTCATTAA
- the LOC141657724 gene encoding CRIB domain-containing protein RIC4 isoform X1: MGVHGKMRDRMEKFAVLPFSMGCVSQASVAVAEQRPRRHKLDLQSPISRNRDDDEDADSLSGESMKHSSRFLALPRPNLSTGVNRLVKGFKSLSQLFIYEDEMEELGMEIGGPTDVKHVAHIGWDNLANTNPFLGWDDLDITPSLITTHPTLKHFDQLSTAPDNDSPTFVSLDASSTH, translated from the exons ATGGGtgttcatggcaaaatgagagaCCGTATGGAAAAATTTGCTGTTCTTCCTTTCTCAATGGGTTGTGTGTCTCAGGCTAGCGTGGCTGTAGCCGAACAAAGGCCTAGAAGACATAAACTAGACTTACAATCCCCTATTTCAA GAAACagagatgatgatgaggatgcaGACAGCTTATCTGGTGAGAGCATGAAGCATTCGTCTAGGTTTTTGGCGCTTCCGAGACCTAACTTGTCCACAGGGGTTAACAGGCTGGTGAAGGGCTTCAAAAGTTTGTCTCAATTATTCA TATATGAGGATGAAATGGAAGAGTTGGGCATGGAGATCGGAGGTCCAACGGATGTGAAACACGTAGCACACATCGGATGGGATAATTTGGCCAACACAAATCCATTTCTAGGGTGGGACGATCTGGACATTACTCCTTCATTGATCACAACACACCCAACTTTGAAGCATTTTGATCAACTTTCAACTGCTCCTGATAATGACTCTCCAACCTTTGTCTCTCTCGACGCGTCCTCTACTCATTAA
- the LOC141657723 gene encoding photosystem I reaction center subunit XI, chloroplastic: MAATSPMASQLKSSFTSSSATRALFVTPKGISGFGLRVLPSSRRVSSFTIKAIQSEKPTFQVVQPLNGDPFIGGLETPVTSSPLIAWYLSNLPAYRTAVNPLLRGVEVGLAHGLLLVGPFVKAGPLRNTEYAGAAGSLAAAGLVIILSMCLTMYGIASFKEGEPSIAPALTLTGRKKAPDQLQTADGWAKFTGGFFFGGVSGVVWAYFLLYVLDLPYFVK, encoded by the exons ATGGCAGCAACATCACCAATGGCTAGCCAATTAAAGAGTAGTTTTACTAGTTCAAGTGCAACTAGGGCTTTATTTGTCACACCTAAGGGCATTTCTGGTTTTGGTTTGAGAGTCTTGCCTTCCTCTAGGAGGGTTTCTTCTTTTACCATTAAGGCCATCCAATCTGAAAAG CCAACATTCCAAGTTGTCCAACCTCTAAATGGAGATCCATTCATTGGTGGGCTTGAGACACCAGTAACATCCAGCCCACTAATTGCATGGTACTTATCCAACCTCCCAGCCTACAGAACTGCAGTCAACCCACTTTTAAGAGGAGTTGAAGTGGGCCTGGCCCATGGGCTTCTTTTGGTAGGCCCATTTGTGAAAGCAGGCCCATTAAGGAACACTGAGTATGCTGGAGCTGCAGGTTCACTTGCTGCTGCTGGTCTTGTTATCATCCTTAGCATGTGCCTTACTATGTATGGCATTGCCTCCTTTAAGGAAGGTGAGCCCTCGATTGCCCCGGCTTTGACTTTGACAGGCCGTAAGAAGGCTCCCGACCAGCTCCAAACCGCTGATGGTTGGGCCAAGTTCACCGGTGGATTCTTCTTCGGGGGTGTTTCCGGTGTTGTGTGGGCTTACTTTCTCTTGTATGTTCTTGACCTTCCTTACTTTGTCAAGTAA